One stretch of Dokdonia sp. Hel_I_53 DNA includes these proteins:
- a CDS encoding YbhN family protein: protein MGVFLVWYQLSKMTALERDSMWEAIIAVNPIWIILSILFGILSHLSRAYRWGFLLEPLGYKPRLANSFMAIMIGYFANTFVIRSGEVLRAVSLSKTDNIPFEKGFGTIVAGRIADLILLIIIMTTAVMLQSTALISYFKEHANPLGFMILLILGIGIGILGLRLLQKSSHPLIKKIRDFGLGLLDGVKSILHLKNNAAFIFHSLFIWTMYIGMFWIMKFAVEGTSEAPFGVILAAFVVGGFSMSATNGGTGLYPIAMAAIFSFFGYEDGATFGWLLWGTQTIFNILVGGICSLILLFYKKD, encoded by the coding sequence GTGGGAGTTTTTTTAGTCTGGTATCAGCTCAGTAAAATGACTGCCCTCGAGCGTGATTCTATGTGGGAAGCCATTATAGCGGTTAACCCTATTTGGATTATACTATCCATTCTTTTTGGAATTTTAAGTCATCTATCAAGAGCATATCGCTGGGGTTTTTTACTGGAGCCATTAGGTTATAAACCAAGGTTAGCCAACAGTTTTATGGCTATCATGATAGGCTATTTTGCAAATACATTTGTCATCAGATCTGGAGAAGTACTTCGGGCTGTTTCTCTTAGTAAAACTGATAACATACCTTTTGAAAAAGGCTTTGGAACCATAGTAGCTGGTCGTATAGCAGATCTTATTTTATTAATAATTATTATGACTACTGCTGTGATGTTACAATCTACAGCCTTGATCTCCTACTTTAAGGAACACGCAAATCCTTTAGGATTTATGATCCTATTAATTTTGGGCATAGGTATAGGCATTTTAGGACTGCGATTACTTCAAAAATCATCCCACCCTCTTATTAAAAAAATCAGAGATTTTGGCTTAGGCTTACTAGATGGTGTAAAAAGTATTTTACACTTGAAAAATAATGCTGCATTCATATTTCACTCTCTTTTTATCTGGACCATGTACATTGGCATGTTTTGGATAATGAAGTTTGCAGTAGAAGGTACCTCTGAAGCTCCCTTTGGAGTTATCCTTGCAGCATTTGTAGTGGGCGGCTTTTCAATGAGTGCCACAAATGGTGGCACAGGATTGTACCCAATAGCCATGGCTGCGATTTTTTCGTTTTTTGGATATGAAGATGGAGCTACTTTCGGATGGTTATTATGGGGAACACAAACGATCTTTAATATACTAGTAGGAGGGATTTGCTCCTTGATTTTACTATTCTATAAGAAAGATTGA
- the panD gene encoding aspartate 1-decarboxylase, whose product MLVNVVKSKIHRVTVTGAELHYIGSITIDEDLMDAANVIEGERVQIVNVTNGERLETYAIPGPRKSGEITLNGAAARKVAKGDILILIVYAFMEVEEAKKFKPTLCFPNEDTNLLN is encoded by the coding sequence ATGTTAGTAAATGTTGTAAAATCGAAAATACACCGCGTTACAGTCACAGGCGCGGAGCTTCACTATATAGGGAGCATCACTATAGATGAGGACTTAATGGACGCAGCAAATGTGATTGAAGGAGAGCGCGTTCAAATTGTTAATGTAACAAATGGCGAGCGACTGGAGACGTATGCAATCCCAGGACCTAGAAAGAGTGGAGAAATTACCCTCAATGGCGCAGCAGCTAGGAAAGTAGCAAAAGGAGATATTCTTATCCTAATTGTCTATGCTTTTATGGAAGTTGAGGAGGCAAAAAAATTCAAGCCTACCTTGTGTTTCCCAAATGAAGATACAAATTTGCTCAATTAA
- the atpD gene encoding F0F1 ATP synthase subunit beta has product MSQVTGKVAQIIGPVVDVAFESGSALPKIYDSLEVTNADGTLLVLEVQSHIGENTVRTISMDSTDGLSRGVDAVATGSAIQMPIGDDIYGRLFNVIGDAIDGMENLPKAGDAGLPIHRSAPKFEDLSTSTEVLFTGIKVIDLIEPYAKGGKIGLFGGAGVGKTVLIQELINNIAKGHGGLSVFAGVGERTREGNDLLREMLESGIIKYGDDFMHSMEEGGWDLSKVDKTAMRDSKATFVFGQMNEPPGARARVALSGLTIAEYFRDGAGEGQGKDVLFFVDNIFRFTQAGSEVSALLGRMPSAVGYQPTLATEMGAMQERITSTKRGSITSVQAVYVPADDLTDPAPATTFAHLDATTVLSRKIAELGIYPAVDPLDSTSRILTADILGNEHYDCAQRVKELLQRYKELQDIIAILGMEELSEEDKMAVGRARRVQRFLSQPFHVAEQFTGIPGVLVDIKETIKGFNMIMDGELDHLPEAAFNLKGTIEEAIEAGEKMLQEA; this is encoded by the coding sequence ATGTCACAGGTTACAGGTAAAGTTGCACAGATTATAGGCCCAGTAGTAGATGTCGCTTTTGAAAGCGGATCTGCCTTACCAAAAATTTATGATTCACTAGAAGTTACAAATGCTGACGGAACATTACTTGTTCTAGAAGTACAATCACACATTGGAGAGAATACAGTACGTACCATCTCTATGGATTCTACAGATGGATTAAGTCGAGGAGTTGATGCAGTAGCAACGGGATCTGCAATACAAATGCCAATAGGTGATGATATTTACGGTCGTTTGTTTAATGTGATAGGTGATGCTATCGATGGTATGGAAAACCTTCCTAAAGCAGGAGATGCAGGTTTGCCTATACACCGTAGCGCGCCAAAATTTGAAGATTTATCAACCTCTACGGAAGTACTTTTTACGGGTATTAAAGTAATTGACCTTATTGAGCCTTACGCAAAAGGTGGTAAGATTGGTTTATTTGGTGGAGCAGGAGTAGGTAAAACAGTACTTATTCAAGAGTTGATTAACAATATCGCAAAAGGTCACGGTGGTCTCTCTGTATTTGCAGGAGTTGGAGAACGTACACGTGAAGGAAATGACCTTTTGAGAGAGATGCTTGAGTCTGGTATTATCAAATACGGAGATGACTTTATGCACTCTATGGAAGAAGGTGGATGGGATCTTTCTAAAGTTGATAAAACAGCGATGAGAGACTCAAAAGCAACTTTCGTATTCGGTCAAATGAATGAACCACCTGGAGCACGTGCTCGTGTTGCACTTTCAGGTCTTACGATAGCTGAGTATTTCCGTGATGGAGCAGGAGAAGGACAAGGAAAAGATGTACTTTTCTTCGTAGATAATATCTTCCGTTTCACACAAGCAGGTTCTGAGGTATCTGCACTTCTTGGACGTATGCCATCTGCAGTAGGTTACCAACCTACACTTGCAACAGAGATGGGAGCGATGCAAGAGCGTATTACTTCTACAAAGAGAGGATCTATTACATCTGTACAAGCGGTTTACGTACCTGCAGATGACCTTACCGATCCAGCACCAGCTACAACCTTTGCTCACCTTGATGCAACTACAGTACTTTCACGTAAAATTGCAGAGTTAGGTATTTACCCAGCGGTAGATCCACTTGATTCCACATCACGTATCCTTACTGCAGATATTTTAGGTAATGAGCATTATGATTGTGCACAGCGTGTAAAAGAGTTATTACAACGTTACAAAGAGCTTCAAGATATTATTGCTATCCTTGGTATGGAAGAATTATCTGAGGAAGATAAAATGGCCGTAGGACGTGCACGTCGTGTACAACGTTTCCTTTCTCAGCCATTCCACGTAGCAGAGCAGTTTACAGGTATCCCAGGAGTATTGGTAGATATTAAAGAAACAATCAAAGGATTTAATATGATTATGGATGGAGAGTTAGATCACCTTCCAGAAGCAGCATTTAACCTTAAAGGAACCATCGAAGAGGCGATTGAAGCGGGAGAAAAAATGCTTCAAGAGGCTTAA
- the panC gene encoding pantoate--beta-alanine ligase: MQVITAHHKIQTHIQEAKTSGKTIGFVPTMGALHEGHASLVNYASKDCALVVVSIFVNPTQFNNASDLETYPRTLDADVAFLNALSKDIIIYAPSAKEVYGDNISSDEYNFGELENVMEGAHRPGHFDGVGTVLNKLFRQINPDRAYFGEKDFQQLAIVKRLVKKERLSVEIIGCPIYRENNGLAMSSRNARLTPKQLTVAPFIYKTLKEVKKRFHKDSASVLKDFVQRKFSEIESLELEYFEIANAQNLQPLSRKRSETKYRAFLAVYAGEVRLIDNIALN, translated from the coding sequence GTGCAGGTTATCACCGCTCATCATAAAATTCAGACTCATATCCAAGAAGCAAAAACTTCTGGAAAAACCATCGGTTTTGTACCCACAATGGGTGCACTACATGAGGGTCATGCATCATTAGTAAATTATGCCAGCAAAGACTGTGCCTTAGTTGTAGTAAGCATTTTTGTCAACCCAACGCAATTTAACAACGCATCAGATTTAGAAACATATCCCCGTACTTTAGATGCAGACGTGGCTTTTTTAAATGCGCTTTCAAAAGATATTATCATTTATGCACCATCTGCGAAAGAGGTATATGGGGACAACATATCTTCTGATGAATACAATTTTGGAGAGCTAGAAAATGTAATGGAAGGCGCTCACAGACCCGGACATTTTGATGGTGTAGGAACTGTTTTAAATAAGCTTTTTAGACAAATAAATCCAGATAGAGCCTACTTTGGAGAAAAAGATTTCCAGCAGCTCGCTATAGTAAAACGTCTAGTAAAAAAGGAAAGACTCAGTGTAGAAATTATAGGATGCCCCATCTATAGAGAAAATAATGGACTGGCTATGAGTAGCCGTAACGCACGTTTAACACCTAAACAACTTACCGTCGCACCTTTCATCTACAAAACATTGAAGGAGGTAAAAAAAAGATTCCACAAAGATTCTGCTAGTGTTTTAAAAGATTTTGTACAACGTAAGTTTTCAGAGATAGAGAGTCTTGAGCTAGAATACTTTGAAATAGCAAATGCACAAAACTTACAACCGCTTTCGCGAAAGCGATCTGAAACAAAATACCGTGCTTTTCTAGCAGTCTATGCTGGAGAAGTAAGACTCATCGATAATATCGCCTTAAATTAG
- a CDS encoding glycogen/starch synthase, translated as MKDKRILYVSSEVIPYLPETEIASMSFDAPQMVNSKGGQIRIFMPRYGNINERRHQLHEVIRLSGMNLVINDFDMPLIIKVASIPKERIQVYFIDNEEYFKRKATFTDEEGNLFPDNDERAIFFAKGVVETVKKLNWAPDIIHVQGWLASLLPLYLKQYYASEPLFAQSKIVTSIYNQGFEGALNEELINKIAFDGVDPQTIEELESPTYENLMKVTVKNSDAVIVGSPELDENLMEIVNASEIPVLPYKKKEEFPQAYEEFYTTQVLEEE; from the coding sequence ATGAAAGATAAGAGGATATTGTACGTGTCATCTGAAGTGATTCCTTACCTGCCAGAGACCGAGATTGCCTCTATGTCGTTTGATGCACCACAAATGGTAAATTCCAAAGGTGGTCAGATACGCATATTTATGCCGCGTTACGGTAACATTAACGAGCGCAGACACCAACTACACGAAGTGATACGACTTTCGGGAATGAATTTAGTTATCAATGATTTTGATATGCCCTTAATAATTAAGGTTGCATCTATCCCTAAAGAGCGTATACAGGTATACTTTATAGATAATGAAGAGTATTTTAAACGTAAAGCTACGTTTACAGATGAAGAAGGAAACCTTTTTCCAGATAATGATGAGCGTGCCATTTTCTTTGCAAAAGGTGTCGTAGAAACAGTAAAAAAATTAAACTGGGCTCCAGATATTATTCACGTACAAGGTTGGTTAGCTTCTCTACTACCACTTTACTTAAAGCAATATTACGCAAGTGAGCCATTATTTGCGCAAAGTAAAATTGTAACATCTATATATAATCAAGGCTTTGAAGGTGCTTTGAATGAAGAATTAATAAATAAAATCGCTTTTGATGGTGTAGACCCTCAAACCATTGAAGAGTTAGAGAGTCCTACTTATGAGAATCTCATGAAAGTTACTGTAAAGAATAGTGATGCAGTAATCGTTGGCTCGCCAGAACTTGATGAGAATCTTATGGAGATTGTTAATGCATCAGAGATTCCAGTATTGCCTTATAAGAAGAAAGAGGAGTTTCCTCAGGCTTATGAGGAATTTTACACTACCCAAGTTTTAGAAGAAGAATAG
- the glmS gene encoding glutamine--fructose-6-phosphate transaminase (isomerizing), translating into MCGIVGYIGSREAYPVVVQGLERLEYRGYDSAGIALYDGTDLKFSKTKGKVSDLRNKLESEISTKGSIGIGHTRWATHGVPNDVNSHPHFSNSGNLVIIHNGIIENYDPLRKELIQRGYTFESDTDTEVLVNLIEDVKKNENVKLGKAVQIALNQTIGAYAIAVFDKSKPDEIVVARLGSPLAIGVGKDEFFIASDATPFLEYTKKTIYLKDGEMAVVRNHKKLKVFNIKDDSLVVPYIETLKLNLEQIEKGGYDHFMLKEIYEQPQAIKDTFRGRMLVKEGIIKMAGVDDNLEKFKNARRIIIIACGTSWHAGLVAEYIFEEFARIPVEVEYASEFRYRNPVILKDDVVIAISQSGETADTMAAIKLAKEQGAFVFGVCNVVGSSISRITDAGAYTHAGPEIGVASTKAFTTQITILTLIALRLAQATGRMSDSTFRNYLQELERIPKKVEEALKCNDQAEIVAAQYKDASNALYLGRGYNFPVALEGALKLKEISYIHAEGYPAAEMKHGPIALIDEQMPVFVIAMKKGHYEKVVSNIEEIKARSGKIIGIVTEGDKEVKKLADHVIEIPETLEPLTPILATIPLQLLSYHIALMLDKNVDQPRNLAKSVTVE; encoded by the coding sequence ATGTGCGGAATTGTTGGATATATAGGAAGTCGAGAGGCTTATCCAGTGGTGGTTCAAGGTTTAGAAAGACTAGAATATAGAGGGTACGATAGTGCTGGAATTGCGCTTTATGATGGGACTGACCTAAAGTTTTCAAAAACAAAAGGGAAGGTTTCAGATCTCCGAAATAAACTAGAATCAGAAATAAGCACGAAAGGTTCGATTGGAATTGGTCATACAAGATGGGCTACACATGGTGTGCCTAATGATGTGAATTCCCATCCACACTTTTCAAATTCTGGAAACCTTGTGATTATTCATAATGGTATCATTGAAAATTACGATCCTTTAAGAAAAGAATTAATTCAAAGAGGTTATACATTTGAATCGGATACAGATACTGAGGTTTTGGTGAACCTTATTGAGGATGTAAAAAAGAATGAGAACGTTAAGCTGGGGAAAGCGGTGCAAATAGCACTAAATCAGACTATTGGGGCGTATGCGATCGCTGTTTTTGATAAGTCAAAACCAGATGAGATTGTAGTAGCACGTTTAGGTAGTCCGCTAGCTATTGGTGTAGGGAAAGACGAATTTTTTATTGCATCAGATGCAACTCCATTTTTAGAATATACTAAAAAGACCATCTACCTAAAAGATGGTGAGATGGCTGTAGTGAGAAACCATAAGAAATTAAAGGTATTTAATATTAAAGATGATTCACTTGTGGTCCCTTATATTGAAACCTTAAAGCTTAATCTAGAGCAAATAGAAAAAGGAGGATACGATCATTTTATGCTTAAAGAAATTTATGAGCAACCTCAAGCTATAAAAGACACTTTTAGGGGGCGCATGCTTGTGAAGGAGGGGATCATTAAAATGGCTGGAGTAGATGATAATCTCGAAAAATTTAAAAATGCAAGGCGCATTATTATAATTGCCTGCGGTACCTCTTGGCATGCAGGTCTTGTTGCAGAATATATCTTTGAAGAATTCGCACGTATCCCTGTCGAAGTGGAATATGCTTCTGAGTTTAGATATCGTAACCCTGTAATTCTTAAGGATGATGTTGTGATCGCTATTTCGCAAAGTGGAGAGACCGCAGATACAATGGCTGCTATAAAGCTAGCTAAGGAGCAAGGGGCGTTCGTTTTTGGTGTTTGCAATGTTGTAGGTTCTTCAATATCTAGAATCACCGATGCAGGCGCTTATACTCATGCTGGACCAGAAATTGGCGTTGCAAGTACAAAAGCTTTTACAACTCAAATTACCATTCTTACTTTAATAGCCTTAAGGCTTGCTCAGGCAACAGGTAGAATGTCAGATTCAACTTTTAGAAATTATCTACAAGAATTAGAGCGAATTCCGAAAAAAGTAGAAGAAGCGCTTAAATGCAATGACCAGGCAGAGATTGTTGCTGCACAATACAAGGATGCTTCAAATGCACTTTATTTAGGACGTGGATATAATTTTCCAGTGGCACTTGAAGGAGCATTAAAGCTTAAAGAGATCTCATATATTCATGCAGAAGGATATCCAGCAGCAGAAATGAAGCATGGTCCCATAGCCTTGATAGATGAGCAAATGCCTGTTTTTGTAATTGCCATGAAGAAAGGGCATTATGAAAAGGTAGTGAGTAATATAGAAGAAATAAAAGCCCGTAGCGGGAAAATTATTGGAATTGTTACAGAAGGTGATAAAGAAGTTAAAAAACTAGCAGATCATGTTATTGAAATTCCTGAGACACTAGAACCATTAACACCTATACTCGCAACAATACCCTTACAGCTACTTTCCTATCATATAGCTTTAATGCTTGATAAGAATGTAGATCAACCACGCAACCTAGCGAAATCTGTAACGGTGGAATAA
- a CDS encoding DUF4270 domain-containing protein has product MKVKNFVKQILAVIGFAFLIVACEEDFGTLGTDIVGEVNFDTNLAADFKVAAYSKNYADGTSFNGVQTNNLPAGVLGFYNDPVYGPTTASLLSQVTLSNYNPDFGNETVIDSVVFSMPYFSQIVDTDDEGNNTYAIDSLFGNSGDMKLSLYRSNYFLNSLDPDSDFENPAVYFSNEIGGFTGVEGELIFEHSEFSPSASEIELKTPVLDENGDPVVPEELEISERLSPRLRVRLDDPSENEDGVTLGAIDWNEVIINQEGQNVLLNQNSFVDYFRGLYFKAENIGGNGSYFIFNPLQSNITIYYSFTGENTNDDPDSISDNNTGNIVLNLGGVNAVQFDNDFTMSPIGAVDFNSNQNTVDGEENLFLKGGDGSIALIDLFGRDEDGFSEELEILRSCNVLIREANLIFYVDQENLGQEGTGVNEPERIFIYDFDNNSTLLDAALDPTTGATSGALDTRINHLGRLTREVDGDLTSAGVSYKLRLTQHINNIVRNDSTNVRLGLAVSQNVTALGNSLIGGQENIENNNRVPGSSVISPEGTILHGNASSVEAKRLKLRIYYTTTEEIDPNSPCGLILGL; this is encoded by the coding sequence ATGAAAGTAAAGAATTTTGTAAAGCAAATCCTAGCGGTTATAGGGTTTGCATTTTTAATAGTAGCGTGTGAAGAAGATTTTGGTACTTTAGGAACAGATATTGTTGGTGAGGTTAATTTTGATACCAACCTCGCTGCTGATTTTAAAGTTGCAGCTTATAGTAAAAACTATGCAGATGGCACTTCTTTTAATGGAGTGCAAACAAATAATCTACCTGCAGGAGTTTTAGGGTTTTATAATGATCCTGTTTACGGACCTACTACAGCATCTTTATTGTCTCAAGTTACACTCTCTAATTATAATCCAGATTTTGGTAATGAAACTGTTATTGATAGTGTTGTTTTTTCAATGCCTTATTTTTCTCAGATAGTAGACACTGATGATGAAGGCAACAATACTTACGCTATTGATTCATTATTTGGTAATTCTGGAGATATGAAATTATCCTTATACCGCTCCAATTACTTTTTAAATAGTCTTGATCCAGACTCAGATTTTGAAAACCCAGCTGTTTATTTCTCTAATGAGATTGGTGGATTTACAGGAGTAGAAGGTGAACTTATTTTTGAACATTCGGAATTTTCTCCAAGTGCTTCTGAAATTGAACTTAAAACTCCCGTACTAGATGAAAACGGTGATCCAGTAGTCCCCGAAGAATTGGAAATTTCAGAGCGTTTGTCTCCAAGATTACGAGTAAGATTAGATGACCCAAGTGAGAACGAGGACGGTGTTACATTAGGAGCGATAGATTGGAATGAGGTGATTATTAATCAAGAAGGTCAAAATGTATTGCTTAATCAAAATTCATTTGTAGACTATTTTAGAGGTCTGTATTTTAAAGCTGAAAATATAGGAGGGAATGGGAGTTATTTTATTTTCAATCCACTTCAAAGTAATATTACTATATACTACTCCTTTACTGGAGAGAATACAAATGATGATCCAGATTCCATCTCAGATAATAATACAGGTAATATTGTATTAAACTTAGGAGGTGTAAATGCTGTTCAGTTTGACAATGATTTTACTATGAGCCCTATAGGAGCTGTTGATTTTAATTCGAATCAAAATACTGTTGATGGTGAGGAAAACCTATTTTTAAAAGGAGGAGATGGCTCAATTGCGCTAATTGATCTTTTCGGTAGAGATGAAGATGGTTTTTCAGAAGAATTAGAGATCTTGCGTTCTTGTAATGTACTTATTCGCGAAGCGAATCTGATTTTTTATGTTGATCAAGAAAACTTAGGCCAAGAAGGTACTGGTGTTAATGAGCCTGAACGTATATTTATTTATGACTTTGATAATAATTCAACACTTTTAGATGCTGCATTAGATCCAACTACAGGTGCTACGAGTGGTGCTTTGGATACAAGAATAAATCATCTTGGAAGACTTACTAGAGAAGTGGATGGTGACCTAACTAGTGCAGGCGTAAGTTATAAATTACGATTAACACAGCATATTAATAATATTGTAAGGAATGATTCTACGAATGTTCGTTTAGGTCTTGCGGTATCCCAAAATGTTACAGCACTAGGAAATTCGCTAATAGGAGGTCAAGAAAACATTGAGAATAACAATCGAGTACCAGGATCTTCAGTTATTTCTCCTGAAGGCACTATTTTACATGGAAATGCAAGTTCAGTAGAAGCAAAGCGTCTTAAATTACGCATCTACTATACAACAACAGAAGAAATTGATCCTAACAGTCCGTGTGGACTTATCTTAGGACTTTAA
- a CDS encoding DUF2975 domain-containing protein → MNKLKILLTITTIGILLYILHFISLIYMWDYYTELYKATEDRVVFGKYNFIIGHVSSVIIFIGLCLSFKCIYTIIKQGFFTELAKKLLRIAGSIFLFLGVLTGIIDIVRVANEMEESVAIGIILVDFLLTIVGLIVLIIADMAQTGYQLKSENDLTI, encoded by the coding sequence ATGAATAAACTTAAAATACTCTTAACAATTACCACCATAGGTATACTTCTCTACATATTACACTTTATTTCATTGATATATATGTGGGACTATTATACCGAATTGTACAAAGCGACAGAGGATAGAGTAGTATTTGGTAAGTATAACTTTATTATTGGGCATGTAAGCTCTGTTATTATATTCATTGGGCTTTGCCTAAGCTTTAAATGTATCTATACAATTATTAAACAAGGTTTTTTCACAGAATTAGCTAAAAAATTATTGAGAATTGCAGGAAGCATTTTCCTATTCTTAGGAGTACTAACAGGTATTATTGACATTGTAAGAGTAGCTAATGAAATGGAAGAGTCTGTGGCAATTGGAATAATACTTGTTGATTTCTTACTTACTATTGTAGGGCTTATTGTTTTAATCATAGCAGATATGGCGCAAACGGGTTACCAACTCAAATCTGAAAACGACCTAACCATATAA
- a CDS encoding alpha/beta hydrolase, with product MKNYLLILAFICTYYPTLSQIDYKEIQSEKLGSTRQLKIQLPRNYDENPEKSYPIIIVFDGDYLFEPVAGNVDYYSYWEEMPQVIVVGINQDRSREDDTYYEDVNFFPADTGVDFFEFIGMELMPYLDKNYRTTNFRVAVGHDLTANFMNFYLMKDPVLFQGYISLSPDLSGKMEERITSRLSVIEQKLFYYLATGTDDISVLRDPILELNSKIKQIDNESLQYNFDNFQGATHYSLVGRAIPKALEKMFSIYRPISKKDYNDVILKSDAPYDYLVDKYDTIETLFGLIDPIRVNDYIAISTALEKKEDWEALEELGKLARKQYPDTMLGNYYIALSLEMLGEPKKAMRAYQNAFLLEEVSYITKDLMLEKSDKIKEDFGY from the coding sequence ATGAAGAATTACCTTCTAATTCTAGCTTTCATATGTACGTATTATCCTACTCTTTCTCAAATTGATTATAAAGAAATACAATCTGAAAAACTTGGATCTACACGTCAACTCAAAATACAACTACCCCGTAATTATGATGAGAATCCAGAAAAATCATACCCTATTATAATTGTATTTGATGGAGATTATCTTTTTGAGCCTGTAGCGGGTAACGTAGACTATTACAGTTATTGGGAAGAAATGCCTCAGGTAATCGTGGTAGGAATTAATCAAGATAGATCTCGAGAAGATGATACCTATTATGAAGATGTAAATTTTTTTCCTGCAGATACAGGCGTAGATTTTTTTGAATTTATAGGGATGGAATTAATGCCATATCTAGATAAAAATTATAGAACAACTAACTTTAGGGTAGCTGTGGGACACGACCTTACAGCAAACTTTATGAATTTTTATCTTATGAAAGACCCTGTGTTGTTCCAAGGATACATCTCTCTTAGTCCTGACTTATCTGGAAAAATGGAGGAACGTATTACATCTAGGCTTTCTGTAATAGAACAAAAATTATTCTATTATTTAGCCACTGGCACTGATGACATAAGTGTACTAAGAGACCCTATTTTAGAACTCAACAGTAAGATAAAACAGATAGATAATGAAAGTTTACAATATAATTTTGACAACTTTCAAGGAGCAACTCACTACTCATTAGTAGGTAGAGCTATTCCAAAAGCATTAGAGAAAATGTTTTCTATTTATAGACCCATTAGCAAAAAAGATTATAATGATGTTATTTTAAAAAGTGATGCTCCTTATGATTACTTAGTTGATAAATATGACACTATAGAAACATTGTTTGGGTTAATTGACCCCATCAGAGTAAACGATTATATTGCTATTTCAACTGCATTAGAAAAGAAAGAGGATTGGGAAGCACTCGAAGAATTAGGAAAATTAGCAAGAAAGCAATATCCAGATACGATGCTTGGCAATTATTATATCGCTTTGTCACTAGAAATGTTAGGGGAGCCTAAAAAAGCTATGAGAGCTTATCAAAATGCATTTCTTCTAGAAGAAGTGTCTTACATCACCAAGGATTTAATGCTTGAAAAATCTGATAAAATCAAAGAAGATTTTGGTTACTAA
- a CDS encoding helix-turn-helix domain-containing protein — MPITINLDKVLVDREMKSKELAEIVGITEANLSILKSGKAKAVRFSTLEAICKALDCQPGDILAYTE; from the coding sequence ATGCCTATCACAATAAACTTAGACAAAGTACTGGTAGATCGTGAGATGAAAAGCAAGGAGCTCGCAGAGATTGTAGGGATTACAGAAGCAAATCTTTCCATACTTAAGTCAGGTAAGGCCAAGGCAGTACGCTTTTCTACCCTTGAAGCCATTTGTAAAGCGCTAGATTGCCAACCTGGGGATATACTTGCTTACACCGAATAA
- a CDS encoding FoF1 ATP synthase subunit delta/epsilon, with the protein MHLEIVTPEASLVSGEVTSVTVPGVDGEFQMLNNHAAIVSLLEKGTVRFEGNPAIAKGFENKFTKVDGQWSLAIASGTVEMNNNKVIVLAD; encoded by the coding sequence ATGCATTTAGAAATTGTCACTCCAGAAGCATCTCTAGTAAGCGGTGAGGTAACCTCAGTAACGGTACCTGGCGTAGATGGAGAATTCCAAATGTTAAATAATCATGCGGCCATTGTTTCTTTGCTAGAAAAAGGAACGGTACGCTTTGAGGGAAACCCTGCGATTGCAAAAGGATTTGAAAATAAATTTACTAAAGTAGATGGTCAATGGTCGCTAGCGATTGCCAGCGGTACTGTCGAAATGAATAACAATAAAGTAATTGTACTAGCAGATTAA